From a region of the bacterium genome:
- a CDS encoding CvpA family protein, translating to MTLPDLVVLTVLLVFAISGIRHGVVWELFIVLGLLLGFALTYAYHVELMDLVLRISSPGWQRPWIGGLVFLFFFMVIYLGFAAIGHRLHEALARTPFGWVDNLLGIAGGALKGAVLIGLLVASIEWVGEGGQVREFIWHSHLIQWGKETVSNVMRWESPSKKQWV from the coding sequence ATGACTCTTCCTGATCTGGTCGTCCTGACCGTTCTGCTGGTTTTTGCCATTTCCGGAATCCGCCACGGTGTGGTCTGGGAGCTGTTTATTGTCCTCGGTCTGCTGCTGGGTTTTGCGCTCACCTATGCCTATCATGTTGAGCTGATGGACCTTGTGCTGCGCATTTCTTCGCCCGGTTGGCAGCGGCCCTGGATCGGCGGCCTGGTGTTCCTGTTCTTCTTCATGGTGATCTACCTTGGTTTTGCCGCCATCGGTCACCGCCTGCATGAAGCCCTTGCCCGCACGCCTTTCGGCTGGGTGGACAATCTGCTGGGCATTGCCGGCGGCGCGCTGAAGGGCGCGGTGCTGATCGGGCTGCTGGTGGCCTCGATTGAGTGGGTCGGTGAAGGCGGCCAGGTCCGCGAATTCATCTGGCACTCCCACCTCATCCAGTGGGGCAAAGAGACCGTCAGCAACGTCATGCGCTGGGAATCCCCCAGCAAAAAACAGTGGGTCTGA
- a CDS encoding endonuclease MutS2, with product MIFEETLHTLEFDRVRKIAAGLCASALGSDRLAALLPFSDVGDAELCLMRTGQMVTILSATEFPIFGLTDIREELRAASISGAALDPESLLRVAECAAVSVAVKAFLGARRQTSPLLFEMVRDLADLKKLAQDIQSAIDADGTIKDDASPGLKRIRQTIRSETKALEGKLNGILQKWADRGYLQDSIISYREGRLALPVKDEMRNRVQGVIVDQSASGATVFMEPVETLEVSNRLRQLELEERREIHRIMLDLTSRVHSHLDEFWQVMNAMADLDEYYGRARLALRWDGVDAAFSERGAVRILRGRHPLLLERLKSNVIPLTMEMQPPLRTFVISGPNAGGKTVVLKTVGLFCMMAAAGLFIPASPGCELPFFAGIHADIGDAQSIESDLSTFTAHVARLKRMVEDESRPKLILIDEIGSSTDPALGAALAQAVLLELVKQEAITLVTTHHGSLKAFAHETDGIENGSMSFDENSLVPTYTFRAGLPGSSYALEIAERVGFPHHLLEAARAFAGTGMLGLEQLVSELSRKIEDYEKLRQQSDLKLTEYGALQKLYQERTNQLKKIQAEAKARAVAEADAMIAKAGRDMDAAIKEIKKQSASKETVKAARETIMTVREEVEKTRRETEKILEPEKPERIPLDTVRVGDRVEIEDLQGVGRVLAIQKNGKRVDIEIGGARLTVDVKRLYAAPVEAKRGAPRVKMDFTLDTAYVNDQLDLRGKYGEEAIPEIDSYLAAAVEARLKTVTLIHGKGTGALRTKVHTFLNTHPLVRSYHDGGRDSMDFGSTVVELT from the coding sequence ATGATTTTCGAAGAAACCCTCCATACTCTCGAATTTGACCGCGTGCGCAAGATTGCGGCGGGGCTCTGCGCGTCGGCGCTGGGGAGCGACCGGCTGGCGGCGCTCCTGCCGTTTTCTGACGTCGGCGATGCCGAATTGTGCCTGATGCGCACCGGGCAAATGGTCACCATTCTCTCCGCCACCGAGTTCCCCATCTTCGGCCTCACCGACATCCGCGAGGAACTGCGCGCGGCTTCCATTTCCGGCGCGGCGCTCGATCCGGAATCGCTGCTGCGGGTTGCCGAATGTGCCGCCGTATCCGTGGCGGTCAAAGCCTTCCTGGGTGCGCGCCGCCAGACCTCTCCTCTGCTCTTTGAGATGGTCCGCGATCTTGCCGATCTAAAAAAACTCGCACAGGATATTCAGAGCGCGATTGATGCCGACGGCACCATCAAGGATGATGCGTCACCCGGTCTCAAACGCATCCGCCAGACCATCCGCAGCGAAACCAAGGCTCTCGAAGGCAAGCTCAACGGCATCTTGCAGAAGTGGGCCGACCGCGGCTATTTGCAGGACTCCATCATCAGCTACCGCGAAGGCCGCCTCGCGCTGCCCGTCAAAGATGAAATGCGCAACCGCGTGCAGGGCGTGATTGTCGATCAATCTGCCTCCGGCGCCACGGTGTTTATGGAGCCGGTGGAAACCCTCGAAGTCTCCAACCGCCTCCGGCAGCTCGAACTCGAAGAGCGGCGCGAAATCCATCGCATCATGCTCGACCTCACCTCCCGCGTCCATTCCCACCTCGATGAGTTCTGGCAGGTGATGAATGCCATGGCGGATCTGGATGAGTATTATGGCCGTGCGCGGCTGGCGCTGCGCTGGGACGGCGTCGATGCGGCCTTCAGCGAACGCGGCGCGGTGCGCATTCTGCGGGGCCGTCATCCGCTATTGCTCGAACGGCTGAAGAGCAACGTTATTCCGCTGACGATGGAAATGCAGCCGCCGCTGCGCACCTTTGTCATTTCCGGCCCCAATGCCGGAGGCAAAACCGTAGTGCTCAAAACCGTCGGCCTTTTCTGCATGATGGCCGCTGCCGGACTGTTTATTCCCGCCTCTCCCGGCTGCGAACTGCCCTTTTTTGCCGGCATCCACGCCGATATCGGCGACGCCCAGTCCATCGAGAGCGACCTCTCCACCTTCACCGCCCACGTCGCCCGGCTCAAGCGCATGGTCGAAGACGAGAGCCGGCCCAAACTTATTTTGATCGACGAAATCGGCTCTTCTACCGATCCGGCTTTGGGCGCCGCTCTGGCGCAGGCGGTGCTGCTCGAACTGGTGAAGCAGGAAGCGATTACGCTGGTGACGACGCACCACGGTTCTCTGAAAGCCTTTGCTCACGAGACCGACGGCATCGAAAACGGTTCCATGTCCTTCGATGAGAACAGCCTGGTGCCCACCTATACCTTCCGCGCCGGCCTTCCCGGCAGCAGTTATGCATTGGAAATTGCCGAGCGCGTAGGTTTCCCGCACCACCTGCTTGAGGCCGCGCGCGCCTTTGCCGGCACGGGAATGCTGGGACTCGAGCAGTTGGTCAGCGAACTGTCCCGAAAGATCGAAGACTATGAAAAATTGCGGCAGCAGAGTGACCTGAAGCTCACCGAATACGGCGCGCTGCAAAAGCTCTATCAGGAACGCACCAACCAGCTTAAAAAGATTCAGGCCGAAGCCAAAGCCCGCGCCGTGGCCGAAGCCGATGCCATGATTGCCAAGGCGGGCCGCGACATGGATGCAGCCATCAAGGAAATCAAAAAACAGAGCGCCAGCAAGGAAACCGTCAAGGCCGCGCGCGAGACCATTATGACCGTGCGCGAAGAGGTCGAGAAGACACGGCGCGAAACCGAAAAGATTCTCGAACCCGAAAAGCCCGAGCGCATTCCTCTGGACACGGTCCGCGTCGGCGACCGCGTCGAGATCGAAGACTTGCAGGGCGTCGGCAGAGTGCTGGCCATTCAGAAAAACGGCAAGCGCGTGGATATCGAGATCGGCGGCGCACGCTTAACGGTGGACGTCAAACGGCTCTATGCCGCACCCGTCGAGGCCAAACGCGGCGCGCCGCGAGTGAAGATGGACTTCACGCTGGACACGGCATATGTCAACGATCAGCTCGATCTGCGCGGCAAATATGGCGAGGAAGCCATTCCCGAAATCGACAGCTACCTCGCCGCTGCCGTCGAGGCCCGCCTGAAAACCGTCACGCTGATTCACGGCAAAGGCACCGGCGCCTTGCGCACCAAGGTTCACACCTTTTTGAACACCCACCCGCTGGTTCGCAGCTATCATGACGGTGGCCGCGACAGCATGGATTTCGGCAGCACGGTGGTAGAACTGACCTGA